In Aedes albopictus strain Foshan chromosome 3, AalbF5, whole genome shotgun sequence, the following are encoded in one genomic region:
- the LOC109399745 gene encoding inhibitor of growth protein 1 produces the protein MKETPSSGGTMISQVTVEALHSATYVENYLDSVENLPDDVQRHLSRIREIDVLYRNHLRDVSVYYEQWSNSTNNGTNQLNGGAGTGGSGGGGSDSSSTTPATEPVSNATKRAIARIQQGLIAAQELGDEKLQIVQQLQDMIDHKTRQLDQDFKNLGSDFFSRLDYNREEKVTEGQQKEIRSNSPGTACSPNSVNASPAIFSSNAGNGQSAAGGGTNGGNGSSANATGGNYSSNSGSNNSGNGNGSGGSTSSGNGGGGGGGGGGGSGSGAGSERGSKRARRTRNEQNSGSANGSSTPNSTSGMPMDIDPIDTSNIKQEVGLGSGSGQASGSGASGSGTGGKNNSGQSNNSSGQGKKGNAGSGKKKKRKTGRGQAREAREDTPPPEETIDPDEPTYCLCDQISFGEMILCDNDLCPIEWFHFSCVALMSKPKGKWFCPNCRGDRPNVMKPKAQFLKELERYNKEKEEKT, from the exons ATGAAGGAGACGCCATCCTCCGGTGGAACGATGATCAGCCAGGTAACAGTGGAGGCGCTTCATTCGGCCACCTACGTGGAAAACTATTTGGACTCGGTGGAAAACCTGCCGGACGATGTCCAGCGGCATCTGTCGCGGATCCGGGAAATCGACGTGCTGTACCGGAACCACCTGCGGGATGTGAGCGTGTACTACGAACAGTGGAGCAACAGCACCAACAATGGAACGAACCAGTTGAATGGTGGTGCTGGTACGGGGGGAAGTGGAGGCGGTGGGAGTGATTCGTCCTCGACGACGCCAGCGACGGAACCGGTCAGTAATGCCACCAAACGGGCCATTGCACGGATCCAGCAGGGGCTGATTGCGGCTCAGGAACTGGGCGACGAGAAGCTGCAGATTGTGCAACAGCTGCAGGACATGATTGACCACAAGACGCGTCAATTGGATCAGGACTTCAAGAATCTGGGAAGCGATTTCTTTTCGAG ATTGGACTACAATCGAGAGGAGAAGGTGACGGAAGGTCAACAAAAAGAAATACGTTCCAACAGCCCCGGAACTGCATGTTCACCAAATAGTGTAAATGCATCTCCGGCCATTTTTTCCTCGAACGCCGGCAATGGACAGAGCGCCGCTGGAGGTGGTACAAACGGTGGCAATGGTTCGTCAGCGAACGCCACAGGAGGAAATTATTCCTCCAACAGTGGTAGTAATAATTCCGGAAATGGCAATGGTTCTGGAGGAAGTACCAGCAGTGGAAATGGTGGGGGTGGAGGAGGAGGCGGGGGTGGCGGCAGTGGAAGCGGAGCAGGATCTGAACGTGGATCGAAGAGAGCGCGTCGTACCCGCAACGAGCAGAATAGTGGCAGTGCCAACGGTTCCAGTACTCCGAACTCCACATCCGGAATGCCGATGGATATTGATCCGATTGACACGAGCAATATCAAACAGGAGGTGGGACTCGGAAGTGGTAGTGGGCAAGCATCGGGAAGTGGTGCCAGTGGCAGTGGAACCGGAGGCAAAAACAACTCCGGACAGTCGAATAATAGCAGCGGCCAGGGCAAGAAGGGTAACGCCGGATCGGGTAAGAAGAAGAAACGAAAGACAGGTCGGGGACAAGCCCGGGAAGCACGAGAGGACACTCCCCCGCCAGAGGAAACCATCGATCCGGATGAGCCGACGTATTGTTTATGTGATCAG ATCTCCTTCGGCGAGATGATCCTGTGTGATAACGATCTGTGTCCGATCGAGTGGTTCCACTTTAGCTGCGTGGCACTCATGTCCAAACCGAAGGGCAAGTGGTTCTGTCCGAACTGCCGGGGCGACCGGCCGAACGTGATGAAACCGAAGGCCCAGTTCCTGAAGGAGCTGGAACGGTACAACAAAGAAAAGGaggaaaaaacctaa